The window GTAATCGTGGTATCGATGGCCGTGGCCGATCCGCCTTCGGTGTAAGGTAATGTGGCGCCGGCGGTCAGCACAGGTGCATCGTTGACGGCGGTGACGTTGACGGTGGACGTCGCACCGCTGCTGGTCGCCGGACTGGCGTTAGCGTCGGTCACGGCCCAGGTGACCGTACGGCTCGCAGAGGACGAGGTTGGCGTTTCCGAACCGTTGGAATAAGTGACCGAACGCAGGGCTGTCTGGTACTGTGCCTTGGTGGCGGTGCCGGACAGCGTCAGCACGCCGGTACCACTGTTGTAGCTTCCGGTGATACCGTTCTGGTTACTAAAACCCAGTGAGTCGCCGCTGGTGAAACCGGACGAAAGGGTCACAGTAGCACCGCTGATATTGGCATCGTCGGCGTCGCTCACCGTGATCGTGGAGTCGACGGTCGCCGCAGAACCGTTTTCGGTGTAGGCCAGCGTCGCACCGGCGGTGACAACGGGTGCGGCGTTGCCGCCGCTGACAGTCACTAACTCATCTACCGAAGTACTGCCCCCATAGGATGCGTTGTGAGTAGTTAAAAATGCATATTGCACCGTTCTCTGTGCAGTGCTCGCTCCGCTGGTAGCGGTAAAGCCAATCGCATCCGCCAATGCCTGCACCATGGTATCGGTAGCGCTACTATTAAATGAGAAAATTATCCCATTGGTGGAATCATAGGGCGTGATAGTGGCAAACGAGGTGCCGGCGGCGTAACTAGCGCCGTAACGGACGTCGGTGCCACTTACCCAAATGGTTCCCCCGCTTACCAGCCCAACCGAATCATGAGTAGAATCGTTGTTGGCGGTTATCTTGACTGTGAGATTACCACCATCCCAATAATTGTAAGCGCCCACAGTGATACCATTATCCAGCGGTGCCAATGGCGAGCCTATGCTGTAAGTCGCTGGCGTCGAGGTATGGGTACCGTTGGCGACTGCTACAAAACCGTAATAACCGCCAAAAACCCCATTCGAATCAGCCGCAGTGCCGAATTTACCGGCTACGCTGGTATTGGTGGAAAAAGTTACATTCCGGACACCTATGTAGCCGGCATTAAAAATGGCAGCGGCAGCATCACCGCCCTTGGGGTTTGCACCTCCATAACCGCCTGCGCCCCCTCCACCTGCCTTATTGTTAGAAAAGCTGGAATTGGTGATTGTCAGTGTGCCCGCGTTGTAAATAGCGCCAACAGCTTTACCCCCGGCACCGCCTTGATTTCCACCAGCGCCGCCACCGCCACCGCCGAAACCGCTGGCACCGCCACCAAAGCCTGCCGACCCTCCGTTCGTGGTACCGCCGAGACCGCCACCGCTATTGGTGCCACCCGCGCCGCCAGTGCCGCCGCCGCTTATTGTGTTGGCACCACCTGCACCGCCCGCACCGCCCGCACCGGCGCTGCCAGTTCCCCCGGCACCATTAGTGCCGCTACCGCCATTCCCTCCTCCGACGCCAGCAAAACCACTGCCCCCGCCGCCGCCGCCGCCGCCAGCACCAGCATAGGAATTACCAACGCCACCACCGCCACCACCGGTGGCAACGTTGTTGCTCAAGGTGAGGCTGTCGGCAGTTACCGTGGCGCCGTTGGCGATGTAAAGTCCGGCACCAAGCGCATCGCCGCCGGGATTGCCTGCACCAGGGCTATAACGACCAGCACCACCAGCGCCAGCCAACAGTCCTTTGTCGATGGTTAAATTATTCAGAACTACGGTACCCGAGGTAATCCTGAATACGGCACTGGTGTAATTCGCGGTGATCGTAATCCCACTTCCCCCGTCTATAGTCAGGTTCTTGTTGATGGTCAACACACCCGAGGAAAGCGTAACGGTCGATCCACCCATAGAGGTAGTATCAAAAGCGATGGTGTCGCCCGATATGGCGGCGGCAATGTCGGCGCGCAAACTTCCGGCACCACTATCAGCGCCGCTGGTCACAGTTAAGGTAGCAAGACCATATCCGTAATTGTCCATAGCCGCTTGGCTGAAGGGATTAACGGCCTCAATAGCACCGGTGGTAATTTCCAGGTTCCAATCACCGCCAATACCGGTGCGGTTATTGGATGCCGCCACGTCGGCGCCGGTAAGTTCGGCGAAACTTTGCACGAATTGGCCGCCGTCACTACTTTCCGCAAGATTGCAAGAATATATCTGAATGTCGCCCTCGGCAGTCAAAGCCTCACCGATCTGTGCCAATTGCGTGGCATGTTGCTGTAGCCTATCGTTAGTCAGCCAAGTATTCCCTAACCAAATATTGGCCTGATTACCCTCGGCGAGGATAACCACCGAATCGATATGAGTACGGTTTGCCAAGTAGTCGGCCATTTGCTGCAATCCGTCTTTACCAGCCTGCAGGTAGACCACCTCAGCATGGGAATCTACTCCGCGCAACAACGACTGAGAATCCCGCACTCTGGCATCTACAAAAATTATCGTGTCACGGGCAGGCGACAATTCCGGCACTGCCGTAGCCGATTCGGGCGGTGTGTATGCTGCAGCTGCATCAAGCAGAGTTTGAGTGTCATGCGTCGGTGTAGCGTTCGTCGCAGTTTGTAGCGCATCGCCCGAATGGGAGTCAGGTACAGATGCATCCGCAGTAGCGAGCGCAGCCCCATCGAATAAGATGCGCGGTTCTAAGGCGAAGGCACGTAGAACCTTCGGAGACGGGAACAGGGCAACGGGTGCAGAATTGCTCGCCGATGGTTTGTTACTACTGTACTTGAAGACTCTCATGGCGGCTTTCCCTATTAAATCGACTGGGCTATAAATTTTATTTACCTAGCACTTTGATACTGCTGTCCGTCTGCGCCGGTTTCGCAGAAATAACGTTAGCGCGACTATCGCGACCATCTTGCCAAAAACACATATTGGCGTACTGTTCGAACAAATCCGGCGGTAAAACAGTTGCGCGACGCTCCAGCGCCACTTTTGGACGGATGCGATGCAAGCCGGACAGACCCAAATTATTATCAAACTCAGGGGCGTCGTACTCGACCTGGGTATAGTTATGTTCGAAAGGCGTCTCGCCCAAAAAACGATAAATCAAGGGCAATACTTTGTCCGGCGCCTGGGCGAGCAGTTCGTAATCGACCACCAGTAACGCCGCCGCCTGTTCGCCGTAAAAAGCCTCTTTCAGCGCTGACCACGAAAAACCCACCAGCCGATTGCGCTGAGCCAAAGTCTCTACTCGACTATAAACCGTGTTGCGTTCCACATCGTCATTAAACAACAAGGTATTTTCGTAAGGATTGCCGCGATATAAACGCTCGATGCTATCCATAATCCAAGCTACGTTGCGCACACAAGCGATGATCTTGGCGTCGGGAAACAAATCCAAAATCGCGGGTAATTTAGCGCACCACAGACGGTTGGTATCAAACACAACGGTCTTGTCGGATTGATCGGCATAATAATTTTCAAACAAGCCGGTTAATAAGCGGCGACGCTGTTCGACAGTAACCACCGGCCCCCATTCGCTACCAGCGCTGACCTGGTTCAACAAACCTGAAAACAAAGCACCTACAGGACTGCTCATGCCAGCATAGAGGTTTGGGTTTTGCCGTAATATAGCCGCTAGCAAGGTAGAGCCGGAACGGGGTAAACCGGATATAAAATGGTACCGATGGCTCATTCGCTATATGGCATATCAAGATTAGTTTTTTGAACTATTGGCACACCGAATTCCAAAGCTTAAGAAATTTAGGTCTCACCTTAGACAGCATATTGAATGCTGTCAAACTGAAGCAATAAAATTTCAGACCAATACGATCTAGCGATCATGCTTATCCGACATGCTCTGTGAAAAACATTTAGGTACGCTTCGACCAGGTTTTAGTCAATGCCGATTCTGCGTGCGCCAGTTTTCGACAATGCCTTCCACATCCAGATCATCCGGGCCTTCGCGCCAGCTGGTGTAGTAATCGACATCGTTACTCTTCGGTTCCGGATTGGGCCGGTAGATTTGTACTCTGGTCGGTAATGGCGCGGCCTCGCCAAGCACTAACGCTTCACCCCGGCCAAGCGAGCTGAGAATATCGGCCAAGTCGCCTTCCGCCTCCGGTACCAAGCCACGAATGTATTGCTGGTCGTCGGGGTTGGTGGTGCGTAGGCAAATAAACGAACTGCATTGCGCCAGCATGGTTTCCGACAATTCGGTGGGTCGCTGACTGACCACGCCGATGGACACGCCATATTTACGACCTTCCTTGGCTATCCGTTCCATCATTTTCTTGGTGCCGTCGAATTGCCCGCCCTTTTCGCGCGGGATATAGGCATGGGCTTCCTCGCAGATCAACGTGATCGGAAACTCGCGGCGGCGCGGATTCCAGTAATTGAATTCATACGCAAGTCGGCCGACTTGCGCGGACACCGCCGGCCGCACGTCGGTAGGTACGGAGCTGAGATCGACGACGGTGATGTTGGCTTTTTTTTGCCCCAGACCGACGAATTGCCTGAGCAAATCCGCCATGCTGGCGGAGTTGTTACGCTTTTTGGGTTTTAATAAAAAGTCGTAACGCACGTCGTTGAAACGGCTTTGCATCGTCACCAGAAATTCGTCGAACTGGCCGAATAACGCACCCTTGGTTTTACCGAAATCCTTGCGCTCCTCGTTGGCGGCCTTGAATTGCATATACATTTCCGCCAGCGAAAAATAAATCGGCGTGTCTATCGACACCACGCCCAAACCAATGGCTTTGGCTTCCTTGCGTTTGAGTTGTTGCAGCACTTCGCGCATGAAAGACATCTGCATCGAAGCGCCTCTGTCGTCTCTATCGATGAATAAGTCCACCAACTCGGCGTAAGACATCATCCAGTACGGCATCTCCAAATCCATCGCATCCACGTAGTTGACCTGCTCTTCGGGAAACGCCGATTCGATACTGCCGTCCGGGCGCTTCCAGCAATATTCGCCGTGTAGATCCAGCATGATCATATGGGTTTTCGGCATCGCCCGCATCGTGTGCTGAATCAAGCTGGTCACCGTCCAGGATTTACCGGAACCGGACTGGCCGATAATCGCAAAATGCCGGCCAAACAGCGCGCGCGGGTCCAGGCTCAAGTGATAATCCTTGTGACTGGCTAACTGGCCAATGAAGAATTCGTAATCGCGAAATTTGGAAAAAATTGCGTTGATCTCGCTCAGTCCCACGGCATATACCGCCGCGCCGGGTGTCGGATAGTGGCGCACGCCACGAATGAACACATTGTTTTCGTTCAACTCGCCAACCGGGATCAAGGCAATAAAGCGGTCGGTAGCGCGATTGCCGGCAGCGTCAAACCGATCGCGTTCCCACATCTTGAACACCAGCGCCAGCACACCGATATGCGACTGGCGGATCACCACATAGGAACCGATATGGCCGGCCAGTATTTCTTCATCGCCGAGCTTGATGATAGGCGCCGCTGTCGAATGTTCTTCGGTAATACGGGCATCCATACCGTCGCCTCTGACTTCGGTTAAATGGCCGATCAGGATATTTTGCGTTTGCTGCGTCATGATGTTCTCTCTGGTAAAGCCGCTGGGCTAAGCTTAGACGATTTTTAAGGTCCGTCCCGGCGACAGCAGACTAATCATCCGCCAGGGACAGAGCAGCGGTTTTGCGCCAAAATGGCAAACAAATCCCTACAAACGCGACAACATGGCTCCACGCCGGTAATAGTAAGTCGTTGAACATTTGGCACTTTTGACTGACAAAGCCTTACGGTCTGATTATTGCTGTCATCAAACCGGCATCATTTAATATTGCACAAGAGGTGAATATGAAAATCAGCATACCCAAGGAAATCAAACCTAACGAAAACCGGGTATCGGTGGTACCGTCCGGCGTTGCTGCGTTGGTGAGCGCCGGCCATAGTGTCACTATGGAGAGTGGCGCCGGCGTTGGTGCCGGCTTCGAAGACGCGCTATACCAGGCCGCCGGCGCGCAGTTGGTGGACGGTCCGGAACCGGTATGGGCCTCCGCGGAGATGATCATCAAGGTCAAGGAGCCGATAGAACCGGAATGGTCGCGGATTCGTCCCGGACAAACGCTATTTACCTATTTTCACTTTGCCGCCAACCGCCCGTTGACCGAGGCGCATCTGGCTTCCGGCGCCACTTGTATTGCTTATGAAACAGTGCAATTGCCGTCCGGCGAATTACCCTTGCTGACGCCGATGTCGGAAGTGGCCGGCCGGCTGGCGGTGCAGGAAGGCGCGCATTATCTGGAAAAGCTCTATGGCGGCCGCGGCATGTTACTCGGCGGCGTACCGGGGGTATTACCGGCCAAGGTTCTGATTCTAGGCGGCGGGGTTGTCGGCACGCAGGCGGCAAAAATGGCCGCCGGTTTGGGCGCGCAAGTCACGGTAATGGATTTGTCGCTGGAGCGTCTGCGCCAACTTAGCGACATTTTGCCGGCCAATGTGCAGCTATTGTTTTCAAGCCGTCATGCCATCCTGGAACAAATTCGCACAGCAGACCTGGTCATCGGCGGCGTATTGGTCACCGGTGCGGCCGCGCCCAAATTGATTCGCGCTGAAGATTTAAAATTGATGCAAGCCGGCGCAGTCATCGTCGATGTCGCGGTGGACCAAGGTGGTTGCGTGGAAACCACCCATCCCACTACCCACGCCGATCCGATTTATATAATCGACAACGTCGTGCATTATGCAGTCGCCAATATGCCCGGCGCGGTACCGCGCACCTCGACACTGGCCTTAACCAACGCCACCCTGCCCTATGCCCTGCAACTCGCCAACAAGGGCTGGCAACAGGCGCTACGCGAGAATTCCGCGTTGCTAAAAGGGCTAAACATCGTGGCCGGTAATGTTACTTGCCAAGGGATTGCCGACGCGTTTGGCTTTAATTATTTGCCGCCGGATCAGTTCCTGAGCTGAACCAAGCACCCAGTCCGGCCGGAATACCTAGTAAACACCCCCGGTAAAGCCAGGGCTTCCGCGTTTCTGCTGGACTCCACTTTGTCAGATTCTAAAAGGTGATCATGATTCCGGCAGGGATTGCCGAGATCGAGGCAGTATGAATGGGGCCGACGTTTGACTGAATGCCCGCGGCTAGGCGGGCATGACAGTATTTGCTTAAATCCCACAAACTAAAATTAACCTGTGTTGGGAAGACTTACCGCTCTTTATCGGGTGATCAAATCGAAACCAACTCGGAGCCTTAAACTCAGATCACTTTAGAGAACTGCTGCTGTTTCTGCGCCAGGTATTTGTCAAACACCATGCAGATGTTACGGATCAACAGGCGGCCGGCGGTGGATATGTGAATGCCTTCGGCGTCTAAATCCAGTAAACCATCGGCTTTCATCAGCCGTAGGTTTTCCAGCTCGGGCGCAAAATACTCGGCAAAGTTGATAGCGAACTCGGCCTCGATTTTGCCGAAGTTGAGATCGAAATGGCAAATCAACTGAGTGATCACCGCTCTGCGCAACTTGTCGTCTTCATCCAAATCCACGCCGCGAAACACCGGTAATTTACCTTGCGAGATGGCCGCGTCGTATTCGTCCAGTTCCTTGTAGTTCTGCATGTAGGCATCGCCGACCCGGCCGATGGAGGTCACGCCCAAGCCCACTAAATCGCAGTCGGAATGGGTGGAATAGCCTTGGAAGTTGCGATATAGCTTGCCTTCGCGCTGCGCCACGGCCAGTTCGTCATCGGGTTTGGCGAAATGATCCATGCCGATGTACACGTAACCGGCATCGGTCAATTTCTGGCCGACCATTTGTAGGATTTCCAGCTTCACCGCCGCTGTCGGCAAGTCGCTGTCGTTGATTTGCCGCTGGGTTTTGAAGCGGCTGGGCATGTGCGCGTAGTTAAAGATCGAAAAGCGATCCGGCGCGTAGGCCAGGACTTGGTCCAACGTGGTGGCGAAGGTTTGCTCGGTTTGCAAAGGCAAGCCGTAGATCAAATCGATGTTGGTGGAACGGAAGCCTTCTTTGCGGGCGGCTTCCAACACCGCGAAGGTTTGTTCCTTGCTTTGCAGGCGGTTCACGGCTTTTTGCACGTCCGGATCGAAATCCTGCAAGCCTAAACTGATGCGGTTAAAACCCAACTCGCGCAGCTGGGCGATGGTCAAATCATTGGTTTCGCGCGGATCGACTTCGATGGAATATTCGCCGCTGTCGTCGTCGCGCAAATTGAAATGTTGACGGGTGGTGTCCATCAACTGTTTCATTTGCTCGTAGCTTAAAAAAGTGGGCGTGCCGCCGCCCCAATGCAATTGATTCACCGGGCGGCTGTTATCGAACAACTTGCCCTGCATAGAAATTTCCTGGCAGAGGTTTTCCAGATACGGCACGGCGTGCGCGCGATTCTTGGTGACGATCTTGTTGCAGGCGCAATAAAAACACACCGTGTCGCAGAACGGGATATGAAAATACAGCGACAGCGGCCCACCGGCGGCATTGGATTTTTGAATATGCTGTAAATATTCGACTTCGCCGAAGCCTTCGTGCAATTCCAAGGCCGTGGGATACGAGGTATAGCGCGGACCGGACTTGTCGTAGCGTTTGATCAAGTCCAGGTCGAATTTAATTGATTGATCCATTACTGCACTTCTTGATTGATGGTGATGCTGACGCTGGGATTACCCGACACCGCATCCAGTTGCGCCGTACCCAGCAAATCGCCGGGCTGCGACATCGCATTACCGGTTTTGGAAATCCGGGCGACGATGCGTAGCTGCTTGAAATCGGCCAGATGGGTTTGCGGTTGCATCGCCACGCTGTCGTTCAGCACCACACTGGCCGGCAGATCGGATACCTGTTTACGGATGATCGCCAATGGCATTTTTGGACCGCTAATGGCTTGCGCGTAGATAAAGACAGTGTGTTGAGGCTCCACTTTGGTTTTTAAAGCATCGTCCATCACTACTTTCACCTGAATATCAACTGACCCGGCCGATGATGCGGCGGCCTGCGGCTTTTGCTGTTCGGCCTTTGCCATTTGGATCATTTTCTGCAATTGTTGCTGGCTTTCGTTATCAGCAGGCAGCAAACCGGAGAGTTTCTGCCAATAGCCTATCGCTTGCGCGAAATCCCCGGCTTCGGCTTTAGCCATCCCGGCTAGCCATAGGGCGGTGTGATCTTCCGGCAGCAACTTCAAGGCCTGAAAAACCAATTCGGCAGGTTCGCCGGCCATTTGCCCGTTACGCGCCATCGCCAAAGCGTCGGCGTAGTGCAACATCACAGCAGGATCGTTGGGCTTGCGTTTGTTCAACTCGGCGAAGACATCGGCGGCGTTTTGGTATTGCTGCATGTAAACGTATGAGCGACCCAGCATCATCCAGCCTTCCAGATCATCCGGCTGCTTTTTAAGCCGCTCTAGTAACTGGTTGACCATGTTTGCCACATTGTCCGCAGTTTTTTGATTGCTACGCACCAACTCTTCTTTAGCTAATGCCTGCGGTTCACCCAACATGCCATATAAAAACAGGCTCATGAGCGGCAAGCCAAGCGCGATGAGCGGCACTACCCATCGCCCGGTTTTAGGGTTTGCCGCGACGACCACCGGCCCTTCAAGGTCGTCCAGCAGAGTTAACTGTAGTTCGCGATATTGCCCATCATATTGATCTTGCGACAATACCCCGTTTTGCAATTGCAATTTAAGTTCGGCGAGTTGTTGGCGGGCTATGCTGGTATTGCGTTGCTCGCCATCAGCGGTGCGTAGCGGCGTCAGTTTAAACAACGGCGGCAACAACACCAGTAAGGCCAGCGCCACTAAAACGGCTATGATTAGCCAAAACTCAAGATTCACGCGTCGTCACCTTTGTCCAGAATGCTATCGAGCTTGGCCTGCTGTTCTTTACTTAACGCTGCCTCAGTGCCAGTGGGCTTGCTGCGCAATACCCACACTGTCGCCAAACCGATCACTAAGAACAGCACGGGGCCTAGCCAAAGCAGCATGGTTTTGAGTGATAAAGCCGGTTTGTACATCACGAAATCGCCGTAGCGGTCAGTCATGAAATCGACGATGTCTTGGCGGGATTTGCCTTGTTGCAGCATTTCATAAACTTGGCGGCGCAAGTCCTTGGCCAGATCGGCATTGGAGTCGGCAATGGTTTGATTTTGACAAACCAGGCAGCGCAGTTCGGAAATCAGGGTTTGATACGCCTGTTCTTGCTCGGGTTGTTTGAAATCGCGGTATTCAATGTCGGCGCGAGCTTGATACACCAGCAGCGATAACATCAGGGCATAGAGAAACTTCATGCGCTTTCCGCCTCCAATTGTTGAATCCAGGGCAGAAAGACTTTTTCCAGATCGCCCGGTTGCACCGGCCCGGTATGCTTGTAGCGGACAAGACCGCGTTTATCGATGACAAAGGTTTCCGGCACACCGTAAACGCCGTAATCTATGCCGGTGCGACCGTCAGCGTCCATCACGCTGACGTTATAAGGGTTACCGTGTTTACTCAGCCAGCCATTCGCGGCCTGTATTTCGTCTTTGTAGTTCAAACCCACCAGCAGCACTTTATTTTGTTTGGCCAGCTCGATCAATAAGGGATGTTCTTCGCGGCACGATACGCACCAAGACGCCCAGACATTCAACAACCAGACTTTGCCCTTAAGATCAGCTTGGCTCAGGCGTTGCTCAGGCGTCGCCAGAATCGGCAAATTAAAGGCGGGCGCCGGTTTATCGATCAGCGGCGAAGGGATTTCGCGCGGGTTAAGGTTTAAACCTATCGCCAAAAAAACCGCCAAGGCGATGAACAAGAACAGCGGTAACAGATACTTCATTAACTTTGCGTAAGAGGTTTGTTAAGCAAACGATAGCGGCG of the Methylomonas sp. MK1 genome contains:
- a CDS encoding sulfotransferase family protein, producing MSHRYHFISGLPRSGSTLLAAILRQNPNLYAGMSSPVGALFSGLLNQVSAGSEWGPVVTVEQRRRLLTGLFENYYADQSDKTVVFDTNRLWCAKLPAILDLFPDAKIIACVRNVAWIMDSIERLYRGNPYENTLLFNDDVERNTVYSRVETLAQRNRLVGFSWSALKEAFYGEQAAALLVVDYELLAQAPDKVLPLIYRFLGETPFEHNYTQVEYDAPEFDNNLGLSGLHRIRPKVALERRATVLPPDLFEQYANMCFWQDGRDSRANVISAKPAQTDSSIKVLGK
- a CDS encoding ATP-binding protein → MTQQTQNILIGHLTEVRGDGMDARITEEHSTAAPIIKLGDEEILAGHIGSYVVIRQSHIGVLALVFKMWERDRFDAAGNRATDRFIALIPVGELNENNVFIRGVRHYPTPGAAVYAVGLSEINAIFSKFRDYEFFIGQLASHKDYHLSLDPRALFGRHFAIIGQSGSGKSWTVTSLIQHTMRAMPKTHMIMLDLHGEYCWKRPDGSIESAFPEEQVNYVDAMDLEMPYWMMSYAELVDLFIDRDDRGASMQMSFMREVLQQLKRKEAKAIGLGVVSIDTPIYFSLAEMYMQFKAANEERKDFGKTKGALFGQFDEFLVTMQSRFNDVRYDFLLKPKKRNNSASMADLLRQFVGLGQKKANITVVDLSSVPTDVRPAVSAQVGRLAYEFNYWNPRRREFPITLICEEAHAYIPREKGGQFDGTKKMMERIAKEGRKYGVSIGVVSQRPTELSETMLAQCSSFICLRTTNPDDQQYIRGLVPEAEGDLADILSSLGRGEALVLGEAAPLPTRVQIYRPNPEPKSNDVDYYTSWREGPDDLDVEGIVENWRTQNRH
- the ald gene encoding alanine dehydrogenase produces the protein MKISIPKEIKPNENRVSVVPSGVAALVSAGHSVTMESGAGVGAGFEDALYQAAGAQLVDGPEPVWASAEMIIKVKEPIEPEWSRIRPGQTLFTYFHFAANRPLTEAHLASGATCIAYETVQLPSGELPLLTPMSEVAGRLAVQEGAHYLEKLYGGRGMLLGGVPGVLPAKVLILGGGVVGTQAAKMAAGLGAQVTVMDLSLERLRQLSDILPANVQLLFSSRHAILEQIRTADLVIGGVLVTGAAAPKLIRAEDLKLMQAGAVIVDVAVDQGGCVETTHPTTHADPIYIIDNVVHYAVANMPGAVPRTSTLALTNATLPYALQLANKGWQQALRENSALLKGLNIVAGNVTCQGIADAFGFNYLPPDQFLS
- the hemN gene encoding oxygen-independent coproporphyrinogen III oxidase is translated as MDQSIKFDLDLIKRYDKSGPRYTSYPTALELHEGFGEVEYLQHIQKSNAAGGPLSLYFHIPFCDTVCFYCACNKIVTKNRAHAVPYLENLCQEISMQGKLFDNSRPVNQLHWGGGTPTFLSYEQMKQLMDTTRQHFNLRDDDSGEYSIEVDPRETNDLTIAQLRELGFNRISLGLQDFDPDVQKAVNRLQSKEQTFAVLEAARKEGFRSTNIDLIYGLPLQTEQTFATTLDQVLAYAPDRFSIFNYAHMPSRFKTQRQINDSDLPTAAVKLEILQMVGQKLTDAGYVYIGMDHFAKPDDELAVAQREGKLYRNFQGYSTHSDCDLVGLGVTSIGRVGDAYMQNYKELDEYDAAISQGKLPVFRGVDLDEDDKLRRAVITQLICHFDLNFGKIEAEFAINFAEYFAPELENLRLMKADGLLDLDAEGIHISTAGRLLIRNICMVFDKYLAQKQQQFSKVI
- the ccmI gene encoding c-type cytochrome biogenesis protein CcmI; this translates as MNLEFWLIIAVLVALALLVLLPPLFKLTPLRTADGEQRNTSIARQQLAELKLQLQNGVLSQDQYDGQYRELQLTLLDDLEGPVVVAANPKTGRWVVPLIALGLPLMSLFLYGMLGEPQALAKEELVRSNQKTADNVANMVNQLLERLKKQPDDLEGWMMLGRSYVYMQQYQNAADVFAELNKRKPNDPAVMLHYADALAMARNGQMAGEPAELVFQALKLLPEDHTALWLAGMAKAEAGDFAQAIGYWQKLSGLLPADNESQQQLQKMIQMAKAEQQKPQAAASSAGSVDIQVKVVMDDALKTKVEPQHTVFIYAQAISGPKMPLAIIRKQVSDLPASVVLNDSVAMQPQTHLADFKQLRIVARISKTGNAMSQPGDLLGTAQLDAVSGNPSVSITINQEVQ
- a CDS encoding cytochrome c-type biogenesis protein, with protein sequence MKFLYALMLSLLVYQARADIEYRDFKQPEQEQAYQTLISELRCLVCQNQTIADSNADLAKDLRRQVYEMLQQGKSRQDIVDFMTDRYGDFVMYKPALSLKTMLLWLGPVLFLVIGLATVWVLRSKPTGTEAALSKEQQAKLDSILDKGDDA
- a CDS encoding DsbE family thiol:disulfide interchange protein, with the protein product MKYLLPLFLFIALAVFLAIGLNLNPREIPSPLIDKPAPAFNLPILATPEQRLSQADLKGKVWLLNVWASWCVSCREEHPLLIELAKQNKVLLVGLNYKDEIQAANGWLSKHGNPYNVSVMDADGRTGIDYGVYGVPETFVIDKRGLVRYKHTGPVQPGDLEKVFLPWIQQLEAESA